In Desulfopila inferna, a single genomic region encodes these proteins:
- a CDS encoding SLC13 family permease, with protein sequence MDIWIISAILLLTLYLLITEKISLDLTAICIIVLLVVFRILTPKEAVMGFSNPAVITVGAMFVVSKGLMRTGGVEFIGRRVVRLARSNLTMALAVILLTVAVASAFINNTPVVILFIPVVMTMCCDLGLSPSRFLIPVSYASILAGTCTLIGTSTNIIVSDLSEEFGYGALSMFELSIIGVPIALMGVIFLLIAAPRLLPSLANPICQLQDSEHRKYLSELRIPEGSRLIGENPTGFFQEKYPDIEVIELVRESHIYHPSRDRVRMSEDDILLVKGSLNDLVAILQKEEAKLPKEEEGLTMGAQKDAPVVVELIIAPNSSLLGRRLSNTDLAGDPEVKIIAVKRTNLHMSEKQIHDVRLKVGDILLIWCQSSKLESIRTKMDYIVIEDVYEEIVHKRKAIWAIVNFVGMVGTATLGLADIMTCALTAAFLMIITGCIQMRDAYKALQGDVLLLIAGTIALGAAMQKTGASQLYAEAFLSLFASFSPTIVLGAMILLTSLSTQLVSNNATAVLLLPIAVSTALGIGVDPKPFIIGVCIGASACFATPVGYQTNLMVFGPGGYSFKDYLRLGIPLNIFVILAGMLFIPLIWAF encoded by the coding sequence ATGGATATCTGGATTATCTCAGCTATATTGCTGCTGACCCTGTACTTGCTCATAACGGAGAAAATTTCTCTCGATCTGACGGCGATCTGCATCATAGTTCTTCTTGTCGTTTTCAGGATTCTGACGCCCAAAGAGGCTGTCATGGGATTTTCCAATCCGGCCGTAATAACCGTCGGCGCCATGTTTGTGGTGAGTAAGGGGCTGATGCGCACCGGCGGAGTGGAATTTATAGGCCGGCGTGTGGTCAGGCTTGCCCGCAGCAATCTCACCATGGCACTTGCCGTTATTCTCCTCACAGTTGCCGTGGCTTCGGCTTTTATCAACAATACTCCGGTGGTGATTCTTTTTATTCCCGTGGTAATGACCATGTGCTGTGATCTTGGTCTGAGTCCGTCACGATTCCTGATTCCGGTTTCATACGCTTCAATCCTTGCCGGCACCTGCACGCTTATCGGAACCTCCACCAATATTATTGTCAGCGACCTCAGCGAGGAGTTCGGCTATGGCGCACTGTCGATGTTCGAACTTTCGATAATCGGCGTTCCTATCGCCCTGATGGGCGTCATCTTTCTATTGATTGCGGCGCCCCGGCTGCTGCCTTCTCTGGCAAATCCCATCTGCCAGCTCCAGGATAGTGAACATAGAAAATATCTATCCGAGCTGCGCATTCCCGAAGGAAGTAGGTTGATAGGAGAAAATCCGACCGGGTTTTTTCAGGAGAAATATCCTGATATCGAAGTCATAGAGCTGGTGCGGGAGTCCCATATTTATCATCCTTCACGAGATAGGGTTCGGATGTCGGAGGACGATATTCTGCTGGTAAAAGGTTCGCTCAATGACCTTGTCGCAATTCTGCAGAAAGAGGAGGCAAAACTACCCAAAGAGGAAGAAGGACTGACCATGGGGGCACAAAAAGATGCGCCGGTTGTCGTGGAGCTGATAATTGCACCCAATTCTTCGCTTCTGGGCAGAAGATTAAGCAATACCGATCTTGCTGGAGATCCGGAGGTCAAAATCATCGCGGTAAAGCGAACCAATCTGCATATGTCGGAGAAGCAGATTCATGATGTCCGTCTTAAGGTTGGTGATATCCTGCTGATCTGGTGTCAGAGTTCCAAGCTTGAATCCATACGAACCAAGATGGATTATATCGTCATCGAGGACGTTTATGAGGAGATTGTTCATAAGCGCAAGGCTATCTGGGCCATAGTCAATTTCGTCGGCATGGTGGGCACCGCAACCCTGGGACTTGCAGATATCATGACCTGTGCGCTGACGGCGGCTTTTCTCATGATTATCACCGGGTGTATCCAGATGCGCGACGCCTACAAGGCGCTTCAGGGCGATGTCCTCCTCCTCATTGCCGGAACTATAGCTCTGGGAGCCGCCATGCAGAAAACCGGGGCAAGTCAGCTTTATGCCGAGGCATTTTTAAGTCTCTTTGCGTCGTTTTCACCTACCATTGTTCTCGGTGCCATGATTTTGCTTACCAGTCTCAGTACTCAACTTGTCAGCAACAATGCCACGGCCGTCCTGCTCCTCCCTATTGCCGTTTCAACGGCGCTGGGGATAGGCGTCGATCCTAAACCTTTTATTATCGGGGTCTGTATCGGTGCCAGTGCCTGTTTCGCCACGCCTGTGGGCTACCAGACCAATCTGATGGTATTTGGCCCCGGGGGATATAGTTTCAAGGATTATCTGCGCTTAGGGATACCTCTCAATATTTTCGTGATTCTCGCTGGAATGCTGTTCATCCCCCTTATCTGGGCCTTTTAA
- a CDS encoding ATP-binding response regulator gives MSKKINILGVDDKPENLLALEAVLEDLNINLIKASSGEEALECLLRVDCALILMDVMMPGLGGYETAKLIRSREKSRQIPIIFITAINPEQEHVFKGYDCGGVDYLFKPIVAEVLRNKVSIFVELFQQRKRLKDKAQELQIANDHISMQQQELCQSEVRFRTAFEQSFQFMAILDPAGRVIELNKLAQKLCGIYTGSLVGQFLWNICWVGQDDENMKLRRAIDRAAEGECICDEATFTDIKGSTRFLYRSVSPVKDESGKVVYITVQGHDITDKVIAENEKRNLEILLQQAQKMEALGALAGGIAHDFNNVLSVIIGNADLAVNSCDRSSPQLQFLNRIHEAGRKARELVKQILSFSRQAEIEKVVLQPSQVLVESIKLLRSSIPTTIEIVQDIDPQCGAILADPTQYHQIIMNLCTNAFHAMEEKGGKLMIGLCREDVDYRYYHDLGLKPGGYAHLIVEDNGYGIDKEHLEKIFDPYFTTKEKGKGTGMGLAIVHGIVKGHGGVIHVDRKDNEGTAFHVYLPLVNREGDQKEEPLDVLSYGSEHILLVDDEEPLLEMVKNMLELMGYQVTSCISSRDALHVFEQSPDTFDLVITDQTMPGMTGFELAGKILSIRTGMPIVLCTGYSPNISRKSIAALGIKELVLKPLALDEFSNVIRRAIDQAD, from the coding sequence ATGAGCAAGAAAATTAATATCCTGGGAGTTGATGATAAACCGGAAAATCTCCTCGCCCTCGAGGCAGTTCTTGAAGATCTTAATATCAATTTAATTAAGGCTTCTTCAGGTGAAGAAGCTCTGGAATGTCTTTTGCGCGTGGATTGTGCACTCATTCTGATGGATGTCATGATGCCCGGGCTCGGTGGTTATGAAACTGCAAAATTGATACGCAGCCGTGAAAAAAGCCGGCAGATCCCTATAATTTTTATCACTGCAATAAACCCCGAACAGGAACATGTCTTCAAAGGATATGACTGCGGTGGGGTCGATTATCTCTTTAAGCCTATTGTTGCTGAAGTATTGAGAAACAAAGTTTCGATTTTTGTCGAACTCTTCCAGCAGAGAAAGCGGTTGAAGGATAAGGCACAGGAGCTGCAGATCGCCAACGACCATATTTCCATGCAGCAGCAGGAGCTGTGCCAAAGCGAGGTGCGATTTAGAACGGCGTTTGAGCAATCCTTCCAGTTCATGGCCATTCTTGACCCGGCTGGCAGGGTGATTGAACTGAATAAATTGGCGCAGAAACTCTGTGGAATCTACACGGGAAGCCTTGTCGGTCAATTTCTCTGGAATATCTGCTGGGTTGGCCAGGATGATGAAAATATGAAGTTGCGCCGGGCCATAGACAGGGCTGCCGAGGGAGAGTGTATCTGCGACGAGGCTACTTTTACAGACATCAAAGGCAGCACCAGGTTCCTTTATCGCTCTGTGTCGCCGGTCAAGGATGAAAGCGGCAAAGTGGTGTATATAACCGTCCAGGGACACGATATTACCGACAAGGTTATTGCCGAAAACGAAAAGAGAAACCTTGAGATACTGCTGCAGCAGGCTCAGAAAATGGAAGCTCTCGGTGCACTTGCCGGCGGCATAGCCCATGATTTCAATAACGTTTTAAGTGTCATAATAGGCAATGCCGATCTTGCCGTAAACAGTTGCGACAGAAGTTCACCGCAGCTGCAGTTTCTTAACCGTATCCATGAAGCCGGCAGAAAAGCCAGAGAGCTGGTCAAGCAGATACTTTCCTTCAGCCGTCAGGCCGAGATCGAGAAGGTGGTGCTGCAGCCCTCACAGGTTTTAGTTGAGTCCATAAAGCTGCTGCGGTCTTCTATCCCGACCACCATTGAGATCGTGCAGGATATCGATCCCCAATGCGGTGCCATTTTAGCCGACCCCACACAATATCATCAGATTATCATGAACCTGTGTACCAACGCCTTTCATGCCATGGAGGAAAAAGGTGGAAAACTCATGATCGGGCTCTGCCGGGAGGATGTGGATTACCGGTACTACCATGACCTGGGTCTCAAGCCGGGGGGGTATGCCCATCTTATTGTCGAAGATAACGGCTATGGTATTGATAAGGAGCATCTGGAGAAAATATTCGATCCCTATTTTACCACAAAAGAAAAGGGGAAGGGTACAGGAATGGGCCTTGCCATCGTGCACGGTATCGTCAAGGGACATGGCGGAGTAATTCATGTGGATCGCAAAGATAATGAGGGAACAGCTTTCCATGTCTACCTCCCTCTGGTCAACAGGGAGGGCGACCAAAAAGAGGAACCCCTCGATGTGCTGTCTTACGGCAGCGAGCATATTCTTCTTGTGGATGACGAAGAACCATTGCTGGAAATGGTGAAAAATATGCTCGAGCTCATGGGCTATCAGGTAACTTCCTGCATCAGCAGTAGGGATGCACTGCATGTCTTCGAGCAATCACCGGATACATTCGATCTCGTCATTACCGACCAGACCATGCCCGGTATGACAGGCTTTGAACTTGCCGGGAAAATATTGTCGATCAGAACAGGAATGCCCATTGTTCTATGTACCGGCTACAGTCCGAATATTTCCCGTAAAAGTATTGCGGCTCTTGGAATCAAGGAGCTTGTCCTCAAACCTCTTGCTCTTGATGAATTTTCCAATGTCATCCGCCGAGCCATTGATCAGGCCGATTGA
- a CDS encoding cob(I)yrinic acid a,c-diamide adenosyltransferase — protein MKIYTRTGDSGKTSLFSGERLKKNTIRVEAYGTVDELCSFVGVIEAVLPQNGSRDILSRNLRSIQRDLFAIGAILATSPESGDIHLLQNVEKARIEFLEKEIDAMQRDLDPLHAFILPGGHESAAWAQVVRAICRRAERTIITCAESEGPDNLEEIMRYINRLSDYFFVLARYLNKCEGIADYTWHEE, from the coding sequence ATGAAAATTTATACCCGGACGGGAGATAGCGGCAAAACCAGCCTATTTTCGGGAGAACGGCTGAAGAAGAATACCATACGGGTAGAGGCGTATGGTACGGTTGATGAACTCTGCTCGTTTGTCGGAGTTATTGAGGCGGTTCTCCCGCAGAACGGCAGCAGAGATATTCTCTCGCGGAATTTGCGCAGTATCCAGAGGGATCTTTTTGCCATAGGTGCCATTCTGGCTACATCCCCTGAATCAGGAGATATACATCTTCTGCAGAATGTGGAAAAAGCCCGGATCGAATTTCTGGAAAAGGAAATTGATGCAATGCAGAGGGATCTGGACCCGCTTCATGCCTTCATACTGCCGGGCGGCCATGAATCCGCAGCCTGGGCTCAAGTGGTCAGGGCCATCTGCCGCCGGGCCGAGAGAACGATTATTACCTGCGCTGAATCTGAGGGTCCGGATAATCTGGAGGAAATTATGCGGTATATCAATCGCCTATCCGATTACTTCTTCGTTCTCGCCAGATATCTTAATAAATGTGAAGGAATCGCGGATTACACCTGGCATGAAGAGTGA
- a CDS encoding ferredoxin--NADP reductase — MKSDHTATEYRVRVEAIRWLSMSVFELNLEKPAGFSFLPGQKISCVIDGLSREYSLAGSPGQDTLAICIRLVPGGTVSPRLAELNTGDIISISAPYGYFLYRPGRGRAVFVATGTGMAPFVSYSLSGVKGYIMLHGEIAVNELYYRNELQKNATLYVPCLSDEEENLVKLNEGFSGRVTTYLRERLPKDTYTFYLCGNGAMIRDAVEVIDRQFPMSRVFTETFFISD; from the coding sequence ATGAAGAGTGACCATACCGCCACAGAATATCGTGTTCGTGTTGAGGCGATAAGATGGTTGAGCATGAGTGTTTTCGAATTGAACCTGGAGAAACCAGCCGGCTTCTCCTTTTTGCCCGGTCAGAAAATATCCTGCGTAATCGATGGACTCTCCCGCGAATATTCCCTGGCGGGCTCACCCGGGCAGGACACACTGGCGATCTGTATCCGTCTTGTTCCAGGCGGCACTGTCTCGCCCAGACTAGCCGAATTGAACACGGGTGATATCATTTCTATTTCCGCCCCGTATGGCTATTTTTTGTATCGGCCAGGCAGGGGCAGGGCAGTTTTTGTTGCTACCGGGACAGGAATGGCGCCTTTTGTCTCCTATAGTCTGTCTGGTGTGAAAGGATACATAATGCTCCATGGCGAAATCGCTGTGAACGAGTTGTATTACAGGAACGAACTGCAGAAGAATGCAACTCTCTATGTACCATGTCTCTCGGATGAAGAAGAAAATCTGGTAAAGCTGAATGAAGGATTCAGTGGTCGGGTCACCACCTACCTGCGTGAGCGTCTGCCAAAAGATACCTATACCTTTTATCTATGCGGAAATGGAGCAATGATAAGAGATGCTGTTGAGGTGATAGACAGGCAGTTTCCCATGTCCAGAGTATTCACTGAGACATTCTTCATATCCGATTAG
- a CDS encoding DUF4492 domain-containing protein codes for MLGRLQTIIDFYVDGFRRMTLGKTLWKIILLKLIVMFAILKLFFFPNYLNTNFETDRQRADHVLDQLTRNNNDQRRTEMEETR; via the coding sequence ATGCTTGGAAGACTGCAAACCATTATCGATTTTTATGTAGATGGTTTTCGCCGGATGACACTGGGAAAAACCTTATGGAAAATCATCCTCTTGAAACTCATTGTCATGTTTGCCATACTGAAACTCTTCTTTTTCCCTAATTATCTTAATACGAATTTTGAGACAGACCGGCAGCGGGCCGATCATGTGCTGGACCAGCTGACACGGAATAATAATGATCAAAGACGGACTGAAATGGAGGAAACCAGATGA
- a CDS encoding cytochrome ubiquinol oxidase subunit I, whose protein sequence is MNEIDLGMVDWAKAQFALTAMYHWIFVPLTLGLSFICAFMETIYVRTGKEEWRNITKFWLKLFGINFAIGVATGIILEFEFGTNWSNYSWMVGDIFGAPLAIEGIFAFFLEATFFAVLFFGWDRVSKGFHLFSTWMVAIGANLSALWILVANGWMQYPVGMGFNPDSARFEMQNFWEVLLSPVAITKFTHTTISSFIVAAMFVITISSYYLLKERHVEMAKKSIIIASVFGLLSIVLTGMTGDQSAVLNAETQPMKLAAYEGLYEGERNAGIVAVGVLNPNKIPGDSADPFLFEIKIPSVLSMLAKHDANAFVPGIEDLIWGNEAENIVGVEEKMKRGKQAVTDLSAYKEALKAKDQKGAELSLTRFDVNRDYLGYGYLEKPEDSVPPVQTTFYAFHIMVFLAAFFFLIPAAYLYYAMKDTLQEKKLLLRVGLLSFFLALVSSQAGWVVAEVGRQPWIIQDMMPVALGATNISAGNVQITFFMFAAIFTTLLIAEVMIMLNQIKKGPEEVYDDRQS, encoded by the coding sequence ATGAACGAAATTGATCTTGGCATGGTGGACTGGGCCAAGGCTCAGTTTGCCTTGACGGCTATGTATCATTGGATATTTGTACCTTTGACTCTTGGCCTCTCATTTATCTGTGCATTTATGGAAACCATTTATGTGCGCACAGGCAAGGAAGAGTGGCGGAACATTACCAAATTCTGGCTGAAGCTTTTCGGCATCAACTTTGCCATAGGCGTCGCCACCGGCATCATTCTCGAGTTCGAGTTCGGCACCAACTGGTCCAACTACTCCTGGATGGTCGGCGATATCTTCGGCGCACCTCTGGCCATTGAGGGCATATTTGCCTTTTTCCTCGAAGCCACGTTCTTTGCCGTTTTGTTTTTTGGCTGGGACAGGGTTTCCAAGGGGTTTCATCTCTTTTCCACCTGGATGGTCGCCATCGGAGCAAATTTGTCAGCCCTCTGGATCCTGGTAGCAAACGGCTGGATGCAATATCCCGTGGGAATGGGCTTCAATCCCGATTCGGCACGGTTCGAGATGCAGAATTTCTGGGAGGTTCTCCTCTCTCCGGTCGCCATTACCAAATTTACCCATACCACGATATCCAGTTTTATAGTTGCTGCCATGTTCGTCATCACTATCTCTTCCTACTACCTCCTCAAGGAAAGACATGTCGAGATGGCCAAAAAATCAATTATCATAGCCTCGGTTTTTGGTCTGCTGTCCATCGTTCTGACCGGAATGACCGGTGATCAGTCCGCAGTGCTTAACGCCGAAACGCAACCCATGAAGCTTGCTGCCTACGAGGGATTGTATGAGGGAGAACGCAATGCCGGCATAGTTGCGGTAGGTGTCCTGAATCCAAACAAGATTCCGGGTGATTCTGCCGATCCGTTTCTTTTTGAGATAAAGATACCCTCGGTTCTCTCTATGTTGGCAAAACATGATGCCAATGCCTTTGTTCCCGGAATCGAAGATCTGATCTGGGGGAATGAAGCAGAGAATATCGTCGGCGTTGAAGAAAAAATGAAACGCGGCAAACAGGCGGTAACCGATCTGTCGGCCTACAAGGAAGCCCTTAAAGCCAAAGATCAGAAGGGGGCGGAGTTATCTTTGACCAGATTTGACGTCAACAGGGATTACTTGGGATACGGCTATCTTGAAAAACCTGAAGATAGTGTACCGCCGGTACAGACAACCTTCTATGCCTTTCATATCATGGTTTTTCTAGCCGCCTTTTTCTTCCTTATCCCTGCCGCTTATCTCTATTATGCCATGAAGGACACCCTGCAGGAGAAGAAGCTTCTGCTCCGTGTCGGTCTGCTTTCCTTTTTTCTGGCATTGGTATCCTCCCAGGCCGGCTGGGTGGTGGCCGAAGTCGGCAGGCAGCCCTGGATCATTCAGGATATGATGCCCGTGGCACTCGGGGCGACCAATATTTCAGCGGGGAATGTACAGATTACATTTTTTATGTTCGCGGCAATCTTCACGACACTGCTTATCGCTGAAGTCATGATCATGTTGAACCAGATAAAAAAGGGACCGGAGGAGGTATACGATGATAGGCAGTCTTGA
- a CDS encoding cytochrome d ubiquinol oxidase subunit II: MIGSLDLVQLQQIWWVLISVIGGLFLFLNFVQGGQTLLWQVAKSETEKSLVLTALGHKWELTFTTLVLFGGAFFAAFPLFYATSFGGAYWVWICILFTFIVQAVSYEYRRKKGNFLGARTYEFFLLINGSLGILLIGAAVGTFFTGSNFLLNDYNQVTWTNSLRGLEAAFSLFNLSLGLFLVFNARVLGAMYLVNSIDFASLPEFEKRLRRACINNFVWALPFLLYVLFRLLTIDGHGSDQNGVLSLVAFKYLQNMLAVPAIPVLLIAGLLLVVWGVVLTSLKSSTKGIWFGGLGTVLVGLAVFFLAGFNATAFYPSNVDLQSGLTIYNASSTHYTLTVMTYVALMIPLVLAYITYVWKQMASRKIGVEDVSGDNTYYY, from the coding sequence ATGATAGGCAGTCTTGATCTTGTGCAGTTGCAACAAATTTGGTGGGTGCTGATCTCGGTTATCGGGGGCCTTTTCCTCTTTCTCAACTTTGTACAGGGCGGCCAGACCCTGCTCTGGCAAGTCGCTAAGAGCGAAACCGAGAAGTCGCTGGTATTAACGGCGCTGGGGCATAAGTGGGAGCTGACTTTCACTACCCTGGTTCTCTTTGGGGGAGCTTTCTTCGCGGCATTTCCATTATTCTATGCGACAAGCTTCGGGGGCGCTTACTGGGTCTGGATCTGTATACTGTTCACCTTCATAGTGCAGGCGGTAAGTTATGAATATCGAAGGAAGAAAGGGAATTTTCTCGGCGCACGCACCTATGAGTTTTTTCTGTTGATCAACGGTTCCCTGGGGATACTGCTGATCGGGGCGGCCGTGGGAACCTTCTTCACGGGCTCAAACTTCCTTCTCAATGACTATAACCAGGTTACCTGGACCAACTCGCTCAGGGGACTGGAGGCTGCATTTTCACTCTTTAATCTCTCCCTGGGGCTTTTTCTTGTGTTCAATGCCAGAGTGCTGGGAGCGATGTATCTGGTTAACAGCATAGATTTTGCCTCGCTACCGGAATTTGAAAAGAGATTGCGCAGGGCCTGTATTAATAATTTCGTCTGGGCGCTGCCTTTTCTTCTCTACGTTCTGTTCAGGCTGTTAACCATTGATGGTCATGGTTCCGATCAGAATGGAGTTTTAAGCCTGGTCGCCTTCAAATACCTGCAGAATATGCTGGCAGTACCGGCTATTCCGGTATTGCTGATTGCCGGACTTCTTCTGGTTGTCTGGGGGGTCGTCCTGACCAGCCTGAAATCGAGTACTAAAGGTATCTGGTTCGGCGGTCTCGGCACTGTTCTTGTCGGTCTGGCGGTATTCTTCCTTGCCGGCTTCAACGCTACCGCCTTTTATCCCTCAAATGTCGATCTGCAATCGGGTCTGACCATTTATAATGCCTCTTCGACTCATTATACCCTGACGGTTATGACCTATGTGGCCCTGATGATTCCGCTGGTGCTCGCCTACATCACCTACGTCTGGAAGCAGATGGCCTCCAGGAAGATCGGCGTTGAAGATGTCAGCGGCGATAATACCTACTACTATTGA
- a CDS encoding sigma-54-dependent transcriptional regulator, with the protein MIVDDEPDMLSMLRLVIGKKCACDIITAQSGLTALQLLEKYRPDVVVTDIKMPDLNGLELLKKIRKRDGTISIVVMTGYGTIDMAVQALKDGAFDFLEKPFDKDRIVRVINNCLERTALLRTNLQLREKLNNLDQPEGFVGQSPALKKALDLLARVADTDATVLIRGESGTGKELAARALHNLSRRREQRMITVNCPALPENVLESELFGYSRGAFTGAMQEKKGLFLEAHGSTILLDEIADIPVSIQTKLLRVLQEKEIQALGQNKTIKVDVRVVATTNQDLEAKIKAGEFREDLFYRLNVVSVVMPGLKEMKEDIPLLIHHFLAKFQKHYERQDLTLPPEILHYLYQREWQGNIRELQNIIKRLVLVAPQGRMQLSDLGIMEEFQDTSAEKNHSAGFRDLHDYNFNEAKAKIIQRFSEDYLRNILTIHGGNVTAAAAACGLERQALQRIMRRYGIASADFKQPGKSR; encoded by the coding sequence ATGATCGTTGATGACGAGCCGGACATGCTCTCCATGCTGCGTCTCGTCATAGGCAAAAAATGTGCCTGTGACATAATAACAGCTCAATCTGGTCTTACCGCTCTGCAGCTTTTGGAAAAATACCGGCCGGATGTAGTTGTTACGGATATAAAAATGCCTGACCTTAACGGCCTTGAACTTCTCAAAAAAATCAGGAAGCGCGACGGAACAATCTCCATTGTTGTTATGACCGGATACGGCACTATCGACATGGCCGTTCAGGCTCTGAAAGACGGTGCTTTCGATTTTCTGGAGAAGCCGTTCGACAAAGATCGCATCGTCAGGGTCATTAATAACTGTCTGGAGCGAACCGCATTATTGCGCACCAACTTGCAGCTTCGGGAAAAACTCAACAATCTGGACCAGCCCGAAGGTTTTGTGGGCCAAAGTCCAGCTCTTAAAAAGGCTCTGGATCTGCTCGCCAGGGTGGCCGATACCGATGCCACCGTGCTTATTCGAGGCGAGAGCGGCACAGGTAAAGAACTCGCAGCCCGGGCGCTGCATAATCTCAGCAGACGCCGAGAGCAGCGGATGATCACCGTCAACTGTCCGGCTCTGCCTGAAAATGTCCTGGAAAGTGAGCTATTCGGCTACAGCAGAGGGGCCTTCACTGGAGCGATGCAGGAAAAAAAGGGGCTGTTTCTTGAAGCTCACGGCTCAACCATTCTCCTCGATGAAATCGCCGACATACCGGTATCGATACAGACAAAACTCCTACGCGTCCTGCAGGAGAAGGAAATTCAGGCACTGGGGCAGAACAAGACGATCAAGGTTGACGTCAGGGTGGTTGCCACCACCAATCAGGATCTGGAGGCTAAAATAAAGGCAGGTGAATTCCGTGAAGACCTTTTCTATCGCCTCAATGTGGTTTCCGTGGTGATGCCGGGATTGAAGGAAATGAAGGAGGATATTCCCCTGCTCATTCACCACTTTCTTGCCAAGTTTCAAAAACACTATGAACGACAGGATCTCACCTTGCCTCCGGAGATACTTCACTATCTTTATCAGCGGGAATGGCAGGGCAATATCCGGGAGTTGCAGAATATCATAAAGCGGCTCGTTCTTGTGGCCCCGCAGGGCAGGATGCAGCTCTCCGATCTGGGAATAATGGAAGAGTTCCAGGATACCTCTGCAGAAAAAAACCATTCTGCCGGGTTCAGGGATCTTCATGATTATAACTTCAATGAAGCAAAGGCTAAAATCATTCAACGATTTTCAGAAGACTATCTGCGCAACATCCTCACCATCCATGGCGGTAATGTAACTGCCGCCGCGGCCGCCTGCGGTTTGGAGCGGCAGGCTCTGCAGCGCATCATGCGCCGCTACGGCATTGCCTCCGCAGACTTCAAACAGCCCGGAAAATCCAGGTAA
- a CDS encoding protein-tyrosine phosphatase family protein, with translation MSHYPVTWITANIGAGRAPQSFDELKSIREQGIGAIINLCGEYSDLHELEEQSGLEVLWIPVADETAPTMSEMERGLEWLDEAVYLDKKVLIHCRHGIGRTGTFITAYLLRRGFDLKKAGKILKATQANPTNFSQWWLLRKFGKKEGQLLYGEPTPENRSGLDLSEFYDRYERLIEKAEALSAAGSAFQSSPTYCSAACPQNCRPSFSLELIEALYLHHKVNTILTTLQRQTVLQRTEIMRKFTDKSRERTDTEADSAEDAELHTNCPLLEDKTCLLYRYRPLHCRLQHSDASPNEISAMKEELSRLSKEVFLNIFGKYNDKNPPAVPIQDSISGRFIQNYFRLLVSNGKSGK, from the coding sequence ATGTCTCATTATCCTGTCACCTGGATCACCGCAAATATAGGCGCAGGGCGAGCCCCTCAGTCCTTTGATGAACTGAAATCCATCAGGGAACAGGGGATAGGCGCCATAATCAATCTATGCGGAGAATATAGTGATCTACATGAACTGGAAGAACAATCCGGTCTTGAGGTATTGTGGATACCCGTTGCCGATGAAACTGCCCCCACCATGTCAGAAATGGAGAGGGGACTTGAATGGCTCGATGAAGCTGTCTATCTAGATAAAAAAGTGCTGATTCACTGCCGTCACGGTATTGGCAGGACCGGTACTTTTATCACCGCCTACCTCCTTCGACGCGGTTTTGATTTAAAGAAAGCCGGCAAAATCCTTAAAGCCACACAGGCAAACCCCACCAACTTTTCACAATGGTGGCTGTTGAGAAAGTTCGGTAAAAAGGAAGGACAGCTGCTATATGGGGAGCCAACTCCTGAAAACCGAAGTGGTCTGGATCTAAGCGAATTTTATGACCGTTATGAGCGCCTCATCGAAAAGGCAGAGGCTTTGTCTGCAGCAGGTTCTGCATTCCAATCTTCCCCCACATATTGCTCCGCTGCCTGCCCGCAAAACTGCCGGCCCTCTTTTTCTCTTGAACTTATCGAGGCGCTGTACCTTCATCACAAGGTAAATACCATCCTCACGACTTTGCAGCGGCAAACTGTGCTCCAAAGAACTGAGATAATGCGTAAATTCACAGACAAGAGCAGGGAGAGGACCGATACAGAGGCAGACTCTGCTGAAGATGCAGAGTTACATACCAACTGCCCTCTACTGGAAGACAAAACCTGTCTGCTTTACCGCTATAGGCCGTTACATTGTCGCCTCCAGCATTCGGACGCAAGCCCGAATGAGATTTCCGCAATGAAAGAAGAGCTGTCCCGCTTATCGAAGGAGGTGTTCTTGAATATTTTTGGTAAGTACAATGACAAAAATCCTCCCGCCGTACCTATTCAGGACAGTATATCAGGAAGATTTATCCAAAACTATTTCAGGCTACTGGTTTCAAATGGAAAAAGCGGGAAATAA